A single region of the Mangifera indica cultivar Alphonso unplaced genomic scaffold, CATAS_Mindica_2.1 Un_0022, whole genome shotgun sequence genome encodes:
- the LOC123206042 gene encoding potassium transporter 8-like isoform X1, whose translation MDLEGVISNNPVKKDSWKTVLTLAFQSLGVVYGDLSTSPLYVYKSAFAEDIQHSETNEEIYGVLSFVFWTLTLIPLVKYVFIVLRADDNGEGGTFALYSLLCRHARVGSLPNCQLADEELSEYNKDVIFSNNKSLAGSRLKSTLEKHKLLQKVLLILALIGTCMVIGDGVLTPAISVFSAVSGLELSMSKEQHQYVEVPVACAILVFLFALQHYGTHRVGFLFAPVVITWLLCISAIGVYNIFYWNPHVYEALSPHYMYKFLKKTQKGGWMSLGGILLCITGSEAMFADLGHFSQLSIKIAFTFVVYPSLILAYMGQAAYLSKHHSIKSYYWIGFYVSVPEKIRWPVLAIAILAAVVGSQAIITGTFSIIKQCSALGCFPKVRIIHTSSKIHGQIYIPEINWTLMFLCLAVTVGFRDTKHMGNASGLAVITVMLVTTCLMSLVIVLCWHKSIFLAVCFIFFFGSIEALYFSASLIKFLEGAWVPVALSLIFLIVMYIWHYGTLKKYEFDVQNKVSINWLLSLGPSLGIVRVRGIGLIHTELVSGIPAIFSHFVTNLPAFHQVVVFLCIKSVPVPHVRPDERFLVGRVGPKEYRLYRCIARYGYRDVQKDDLEFEKDLICSIAEFIRSERRESNLGIEYLETEEKMTVVGTTSSNLDSVKMCEDDDDVSEIVGCSEMRELKHTEKATKRVTFLVPECPQIDLGAQEELQELMDAREAGMAFILGHCYVKAKSGSSLMKKLVINLGYDFLRRNSRGPTYALGIPRASTLEVGMIYLV comes from the exons ATGGATCTTGAAGGTGTCATCAGTAATAATCCAGTCAAG AAAGATTCATGGAAGACAGTGTTAACTTTGGCGTTTCAGAGTTTAGGTGTTGTGTATGGGGATTTAAGTACTTCTCCTTTATATGTTTACAAAAGCGCTTTTGCTGAGGATATACAACATTCAGAGACTAATGAGGAGATTTATGGGGTGTTATCTTTTGTGTTTTGGACTTTAACATTGATACCACTGGTGAAATACGTGTTTATTGTGCTTAGAGCTGATGATAACGGTGAAGGTGGCACATTTGCTCTTTATTCATTGCTGTGTAGGCATGCCAGAGTTGGTTCCTTGCCCAATTGTCAGTTGGCAGATGAAGAGTTATCAGAGTACAATAAAGACGTGATCTTTTCAAATAATAAGAGCCTTGCTGGGTCTCGCTTGAAATCCACTTTGGAGAAGCATAAGTTATTGCAAAAAGTGTTGCTTATTTTGGCTTTGATTGGAACTTGTATGGTCATTGGAGATGGGGTTCTTACACCTGCAATTTCTG TTTTCTCTGCTGTATCCGGCTTGGAACTTTCCATGTCAAAGGAACAACACCAAT ATGTTGAAGTCCCTGTTGCTTGTGCAATACTGGTGTTTCTGTTTGCCCTTCAACATTATGGGACTCATCGAGTGGGATTTTTATTTGCCCCTGTTGTGATTACATGGCTTCTATGCATCAGTGCAATCGGTGTCTACAACATTTTCTACTGGAATCCCCATGTATACGAGGCACTCTCCCCAcattatatgtacaaattttTGAAGAAGACTCAGAAGGGAGGTTGGATGTCCTTGGGTGGGATTCTGTTGTGTATAACAG gTTCAGAAGCTATGTTTGCTGATCTTGGGCACTTCTCACAGTTGTCAATTAAG ATTGCTTTCACGTTTGTGGTTTACCCATCTTTAATCTTAGCATATATGGGCCAAGCAGCTTATCTTTCCAAGCATCATTCTATTAAGAGTTATTACTGGATCGGATTCTATGTATCTGTACCTG agAAAATAAGATGGCCTGTTCTGGCTATAGCCATTCTTGCAGCAGTTGTGGGAAGTCAAGCCATCATCACTGGAACTTTCTCAATAATCAAGCAATGCTCCGCTTTGGGTTGTTTCCCCAAGGTCAGAATTATCCACACATCTTCCAAAATACATGGCCAGATTTACATTCCGGAGATCAACTGGACTTTAATGTTTTTATGCTTGGCTGTTACTGTTGGTTTTAGAGACACAAAACACATGGGGAATGCATCAG GTTTGGCTGTTATAACTGTAATGCTGGTGACCACCTGCCTGATGTCTCTAGTTATTGTTCTATGCTGGCACAAAAGTATCTTCCTGGCTGTCTGCTTTATATTCTTCTTTGGCTCCATCGAAGCACTCTACTTCTCAGCATCTCTCATTAAGTTCCTCGAAGGGGCTTGGGTTCCCGTTGCCCTCTCATTGATCTTCTTAATTGTTATGTACATTTGGCACTATGGAACACTCAAGAAATATGAATTCGATGTTCAAAATAAGGTCTCCATCAACTGGCTTCTGAGTTTAGGTCCTAGTCTTGGAATTGTTAGGGTTCGAGGGATTGGCCTTATACACACTGAGTTAGTTTCTGGAATCCCAGCTATTTTCTCTCACTTTGTCACTAACCTTCCAGCTTTCCACCAGGTTGTAGTCTTTCTCTGCATCAAATCAGTTCCGGTGCCGCATGTCAGACCTGATGAAAGGTTCTTAGTGGGAAGAGTTGGTCCAAAGGAGTACCGGCTGTATAGATGCATAGCACGATATGGGTACCGTGATGTCCAGAAGGATGACTTGGAGTTTGAGAAGGACCTTATTTGTAGCATTGCAGAATTTATTCGGTCAGAGAGGCGAGAAAGCAATCTAGGAATAGAATATCTGGAAACTGAAGAAAAAATGACTGTTGTTGGGACTACTTCCTCAAATTTAGACAGTGTAAAAATGTGTGAAGATGATGACGATGTTTCTGAAATTGTAGGCTGTTCCGAGATGAGGGAGCTAAAACACACTGAGAAAGCAACAAAAAGAGTAACGTTTCTCGTGCCAGAGTGTCCACAAATTGATCTGGGCGCACAAGAGGAGCTGCAGGAACTGATGGACGCGAGGGAGGCAGGAATGGCATTCATACTAGGACATTGCTATGTTAAAGCAAAGTCAGGATCAAGTCTGATGAAGAAACTTGTGATAAATTTGGGGTATGATTTCCTGAGAAGAAACTCCCGGGGACCGACTTATGCTCTAGGAATTCCCCGGGCATCGACTCTCGAGGTTGGGATGATTTACCTTGTTTAA
- the LOC123206031 gene encoding uncharacterized protein LOC123206031, translating to MVRKFLAFVFISQFLFCGFSSVSASTPPAKIVSGVVTDAVSALVKWLWSLKAPAKTGRAVSSSSRMKFEGGYTVETLFDGSKFGIEPYSVEVSPSGELLVLDSENSNIYKISTPLSKYSRPRLVAGSPEGYYGHVDGKPREARLNHPKGLTVDDRGNIYVADTMNMAIRKISDTGVTTIAGGKWGRGGGHVDGPSEDAKFSDEFDLVYIGSTCSLLVIDRGNQAIREIQLHDDDCSYHYDGSYNLGIFMLVAAAFFGYMLALLQRRVRAMFSSQNDSRNSLKRGPPVAPYQRPPKSARSPLIPTENDIDKSDDGFFGSIGRLLLNTGSSVAEIFGGLFSGLRRKPTHYQYQHQYQHQYQQRNVPSNGWPMQESFVIPDEDEPPSIETRSPTLKNYPYMNKDLEKKHYTKQTRAYNNSWDGDYYHHQQQQQIQNQQQHHHRHFSPSPQTYYEKSCETNEIVFGAVQEQNGRREAVVIKAVDYGDPTNSHHNIRPRLNYMGYSHGYS from the exons ATGGTGAGAAAGTTCcttgcttttgttttcatttcacAGTTTCTTTTTTGTGGGTTCTCTTCAGTTTCGGCTTCAACACCACCTGCAA AAATTGTAAGTGGGGTTGTCACTGATGCGGTCTCTGCTCTTGTGAAATGGCTGTGGTCACTAAAAGCTCCTGCAAAAACTGGTAGAG CTGTGTCTAGCAGTTCAAGGATGAAATTTGAGGGTGGATATACAGTGGAGACATTGTTTGATGGAAGCAAGTTTGGAATCGAGCCTTACTCAGTTGAGGTGTCACCGAGTGGGGAACTTCTTGTTTTGGATAGTGAAAACAGTAACATTTACAAGATCTCCACTCCATTGTCTAAGT ATAGCAGACCAAGGCTAGTTGCCGGGTCACCTGAAGGGTACTATGGGCATGTGGATGGGAAACCTAGAGAGGCGAGATTGAACCACCCAAAAGGGCTTACTGTCGATGACAGAGGAAATATATACGTTGCAGATACAATGAATATGGCTATCAGGAAGATTAGTGATACAG GGGTTACAACTATAGCTGGAGGAAAATGGGGTCGTGGAGGAGGCCATGTGGATGGTCCTAGTGAAGATGCGAAATTTTCAGatgagtttgatttggtttacaTTGGAAGCACCTGCTCTCTGTTGGTTATAGACAGAGGAAACCAGGCAATTAGAGAGATACAACTCCATGATGATGATTGTTCCTATCATTATGATGGTAGTTACAATTTAG GAATATTTATGCTTGTTGCTGCTGCATTCTTTGGTTACATGCTAGCATTGCTGCAGCGTAGGGTCCGAGCTATGTTTTCGTCACAAAAT GATTCAAGAAACTCATTAAAAAGAGGTCCACCAGTGGCGCCATATCAAAGGCCTCCTAAATCTGCCAGGTCACCCTTAATTCCTACTGAAAATGATATTGACAAATCAGACGATGGTTTTTTTGGTTCAATTGGGAGACTTCTCCTCAACACCGGGTCATCGGTAGCTGAAATTTTTGGGGGATTATTTTCAGGCTTAAGGAGAAAGCCCACCCACTATCAGTACCAGCATCAATACCAGCATCAGTACCAGCAACGGAATGTACCCTCAAATGGATGGCCCATGCAAGAAAGCTTTGTCATTCCAGATGAAGATGAACCACCATCAATAGAAACAAGAAGCCCTACACTAAAGAACTATCCATATATGAATAAGGATTTGGAGAAAAAACATTACACCAAGCAAACCCGAGCTTACAACAACAGTTGGGATGGTGATTATTACCACCACCAGCAACAGCAGCAGATACAGAACCAGCAACAGCATCATCATCGCCATTTTTCACCTAGTCCACAGACTTACTATGAGAAAAGCTGTGAGACAAACGAGATAGTTTTTGGGGCAGTTCAAGAACAGAATGGACGACGTGAAGCTGTGGTGATAAAGGCTGTTGACTATGGTGATCCCACCAATAGCCACCATAATATTCGACCGCGACTGAATTACATGGGTTATTCCCATGGCTATTCATAG
- the LOC123206042 gene encoding potassium transporter 8-like isoform X3, protein MGFLHLQFLLLGIVFVLVLCAVFSAVSGLELSMSKEQHQYVEVPVACAILVFLFALQHYGTHRVGFLFAPVVITWLLCISAIGVYNIFYWNPHVYEALSPHYMYKFLKKTQKGGWMSLGGILLCITGSEAMFADLGHFSQLSIKIAFTFVVYPSLILAYMGQAAYLSKHHSIKSYYWIGFYVSVPEKIRWPVLAIAILAAVVGSQAIITGTFSIIKQCSALGCFPKVRIIHTSSKIHGQIYIPEINWTLMFLCLAVTVGFRDTKHMGNASGLAVITVMLVTTCLMSLVIVLCWHKSIFLAVCFIFFFGSIEALYFSASLIKFLEGAWVPVALSLIFLIVMYIWHYGTLKKYEFDVQNKVSINWLLSLGPSLGIVRVRGIGLIHTELVSGIPAIFSHFVTNLPAFHQVVVFLCIKSVPVPHVRPDERFLVGRVGPKEYRLYRCIARYGYRDVQKDDLEFEKDLICSIAEFIRSERRESNLGIEYLETEEKMTVVGTTSSNLDSVKMCEDDDDVSEIVGCSEMRELKHTEKATKRVTFLVPECPQIDLGAQEELQELMDAREAGMAFILGHCYVKAKSGSSLMKKLVINLGYDFLRRNSRGPTYALGIPRASTLEVGMIYLV, encoded by the exons ATGGGGTTCTTACACCTGCAATTTCTG TTGCTGGGAATTGTTTTTGTTCTGGTTCTATGTGCAGTTTTCTCTGCTGTATCCGGCTTGGAACTTTCCATGTCAAAGGAACAACACCAAT ATGTTGAAGTCCCTGTTGCTTGTGCAATACTGGTGTTTCTGTTTGCCCTTCAACATTATGGGACTCATCGAGTGGGATTTTTATTTGCCCCTGTTGTGATTACATGGCTTCTATGCATCAGTGCAATCGGTGTCTACAACATTTTCTACTGGAATCCCCATGTATACGAGGCACTCTCCCCAcattatatgtacaaattttTGAAGAAGACTCAGAAGGGAGGTTGGATGTCCTTGGGTGGGATTCTGTTGTGTATAACAG gTTCAGAAGCTATGTTTGCTGATCTTGGGCACTTCTCACAGTTGTCAATTAAG ATTGCTTTCACGTTTGTGGTTTACCCATCTTTAATCTTAGCATATATGGGCCAAGCAGCTTATCTTTCCAAGCATCATTCTATTAAGAGTTATTACTGGATCGGATTCTATGTATCTGTACCTG agAAAATAAGATGGCCTGTTCTGGCTATAGCCATTCTTGCAGCAGTTGTGGGAAGTCAAGCCATCATCACTGGAACTTTCTCAATAATCAAGCAATGCTCCGCTTTGGGTTGTTTCCCCAAGGTCAGAATTATCCACACATCTTCCAAAATACATGGCCAGATTTACATTCCGGAGATCAACTGGACTTTAATGTTTTTATGCTTGGCTGTTACTGTTGGTTTTAGAGACACAAAACACATGGGGAATGCATCAG GTTTGGCTGTTATAACTGTAATGCTGGTGACCACCTGCCTGATGTCTCTAGTTATTGTTCTATGCTGGCACAAAAGTATCTTCCTGGCTGTCTGCTTTATATTCTTCTTTGGCTCCATCGAAGCACTCTACTTCTCAGCATCTCTCATTAAGTTCCTCGAAGGGGCTTGGGTTCCCGTTGCCCTCTCATTGATCTTCTTAATTGTTATGTACATTTGGCACTATGGAACACTCAAGAAATATGAATTCGATGTTCAAAATAAGGTCTCCATCAACTGGCTTCTGAGTTTAGGTCCTAGTCTTGGAATTGTTAGGGTTCGAGGGATTGGCCTTATACACACTGAGTTAGTTTCTGGAATCCCAGCTATTTTCTCTCACTTTGTCACTAACCTTCCAGCTTTCCACCAGGTTGTAGTCTTTCTCTGCATCAAATCAGTTCCGGTGCCGCATGTCAGACCTGATGAAAGGTTCTTAGTGGGAAGAGTTGGTCCAAAGGAGTACCGGCTGTATAGATGCATAGCACGATATGGGTACCGTGATGTCCAGAAGGATGACTTGGAGTTTGAGAAGGACCTTATTTGTAGCATTGCAGAATTTATTCGGTCAGAGAGGCGAGAAAGCAATCTAGGAATAGAATATCTGGAAACTGAAGAAAAAATGACTGTTGTTGGGACTACTTCCTCAAATTTAGACAGTGTAAAAATGTGTGAAGATGATGACGATGTTTCTGAAATTGTAGGCTGTTCCGAGATGAGGGAGCTAAAACACACTGAGAAAGCAACAAAAAGAGTAACGTTTCTCGTGCCAGAGTGTCCACAAATTGATCTGGGCGCACAAGAGGAGCTGCAGGAACTGATGGACGCGAGGGAGGCAGGAATGGCATTCATACTAGGACATTGCTATGTTAAAGCAAAGTCAGGATCAAGTCTGATGAAGAAACTTGTGATAAATTTGGGGTATGATTTCCTGAGAAGAAACTCCCGGGGACCGACTTATGCTCTAGGAATTCCCCGGGCATCGACTCTCGAGGTTGGGATGATTTACCTTGTTTAA
- the LOC123206042 gene encoding potassium transporter 8-like isoform X2 yields MGFLHLQFLFSLLYPAWNFPCQRNNTNFVESPPAIYGSRLMGAQFPDVEVPVACAILVFLFALQHYGTHRVGFLFAPVVITWLLCISAIGVYNIFYWNPHVYEALSPHYMYKFLKKTQKGGWMSLGGILLCITGSEAMFADLGHFSQLSIKIAFTFVVYPSLILAYMGQAAYLSKHHSIKSYYWIGFYVSVPEKIRWPVLAIAILAAVVGSQAIITGTFSIIKQCSALGCFPKVRIIHTSSKIHGQIYIPEINWTLMFLCLAVTVGFRDTKHMGNASGLAVITVMLVTTCLMSLVIVLCWHKSIFLAVCFIFFFGSIEALYFSASLIKFLEGAWVPVALSLIFLIVMYIWHYGTLKKYEFDVQNKVSINWLLSLGPSLGIVRVRGIGLIHTELVSGIPAIFSHFVTNLPAFHQVVVFLCIKSVPVPHVRPDERFLVGRVGPKEYRLYRCIARYGYRDVQKDDLEFEKDLICSIAEFIRSERRESNLGIEYLETEEKMTVVGTTSSNLDSVKMCEDDDDVSEIVGCSEMRELKHTEKATKRVTFLVPECPQIDLGAQEELQELMDAREAGMAFILGHCYVKAKSGSSLMKKLVINLGYDFLRRNSRGPTYALGIPRASTLEVGMIYLV; encoded by the exons ATGGGGTTCTTACACCTGCAATTTCTG TTTTCTCTGCTGTATCCGGCTTGGAACTTTCCATGTCAAAGGAACAACACCAAT TTCGTGGAAAGTCCACCTGCAATATATGGCTCAAGATTAATGGGAGCACAGTTTCCTG ATGTTGAAGTCCCTGTTGCTTGTGCAATACTGGTGTTTCTGTTTGCCCTTCAACATTATGGGACTCATCGAGTGGGATTTTTATTTGCCCCTGTTGTGATTACATGGCTTCTATGCATCAGTGCAATCGGTGTCTACAACATTTTCTACTGGAATCCCCATGTATACGAGGCACTCTCCCCAcattatatgtacaaattttTGAAGAAGACTCAGAAGGGAGGTTGGATGTCCTTGGGTGGGATTCTGTTGTGTATAACAG gTTCAGAAGCTATGTTTGCTGATCTTGGGCACTTCTCACAGTTGTCAATTAAG ATTGCTTTCACGTTTGTGGTTTACCCATCTTTAATCTTAGCATATATGGGCCAAGCAGCTTATCTTTCCAAGCATCATTCTATTAAGAGTTATTACTGGATCGGATTCTATGTATCTGTACCTG agAAAATAAGATGGCCTGTTCTGGCTATAGCCATTCTTGCAGCAGTTGTGGGAAGTCAAGCCATCATCACTGGAACTTTCTCAATAATCAAGCAATGCTCCGCTTTGGGTTGTTTCCCCAAGGTCAGAATTATCCACACATCTTCCAAAATACATGGCCAGATTTACATTCCGGAGATCAACTGGACTTTAATGTTTTTATGCTTGGCTGTTACTGTTGGTTTTAGAGACACAAAACACATGGGGAATGCATCAG GTTTGGCTGTTATAACTGTAATGCTGGTGACCACCTGCCTGATGTCTCTAGTTATTGTTCTATGCTGGCACAAAAGTATCTTCCTGGCTGTCTGCTTTATATTCTTCTTTGGCTCCATCGAAGCACTCTACTTCTCAGCATCTCTCATTAAGTTCCTCGAAGGGGCTTGGGTTCCCGTTGCCCTCTCATTGATCTTCTTAATTGTTATGTACATTTGGCACTATGGAACACTCAAGAAATATGAATTCGATGTTCAAAATAAGGTCTCCATCAACTGGCTTCTGAGTTTAGGTCCTAGTCTTGGAATTGTTAGGGTTCGAGGGATTGGCCTTATACACACTGAGTTAGTTTCTGGAATCCCAGCTATTTTCTCTCACTTTGTCACTAACCTTCCAGCTTTCCACCAGGTTGTAGTCTTTCTCTGCATCAAATCAGTTCCGGTGCCGCATGTCAGACCTGATGAAAGGTTCTTAGTGGGAAGAGTTGGTCCAAAGGAGTACCGGCTGTATAGATGCATAGCACGATATGGGTACCGTGATGTCCAGAAGGATGACTTGGAGTTTGAGAAGGACCTTATTTGTAGCATTGCAGAATTTATTCGGTCAGAGAGGCGAGAAAGCAATCTAGGAATAGAATATCTGGAAACTGAAGAAAAAATGACTGTTGTTGGGACTACTTCCTCAAATTTAGACAGTGTAAAAATGTGTGAAGATGATGACGATGTTTCTGAAATTGTAGGCTGTTCCGAGATGAGGGAGCTAAAACACACTGAGAAAGCAACAAAAAGAGTAACGTTTCTCGTGCCAGAGTGTCCACAAATTGATCTGGGCGCACAAGAGGAGCTGCAGGAACTGATGGACGCGAGGGAGGCAGGAATGGCATTCATACTAGGACATTGCTATGTTAAAGCAAAGTCAGGATCAAGTCTGATGAAGAAACTTGTGATAAATTTGGGGTATGATTTCCTGAGAAGAAACTCCCGGGGACCGACTTATGCTCTAGGAATTCCCCGGGCATCGACTCTCGAGGTTGGGATGATTTACCTTGTTTAA